The following coding sequences lie in one Myxococcus xanthus genomic window:
- a CDS encoding serine/threonine-protein kinase — MASHRLTTTPQDEPSIFTFERRHVLFSVEHTRFEFVRMLERRANGEELLLADRYQRHGLAGPVVIKRVRSPASSARRHRLVEEVQLAYRLHHPNVAQVHYFKIHRGKPYIIMEHVDGPSLETVLDLMAMRGKPVSLAFALHVAAELADALHHAHSLKDAQGRLLGLIHRDVSPRNVRVARTGEVKLTHFGVAYSHLVGREETAEALLKGDVAYASPEYLAGKTLTAASDLFSLGLVLLELATGRHLFAAAADALEPPRAKSRELRLEEPPSLPLTQMLMLLEEHGPQDVERAAASLPPEVRAVLHGMLHKDATKRFGSAGALCEALRECLVQEVRRTGRPFGRADMAAELTRLISDASAVRDEVELLDESLFPSGLEAHELSGRGPKDA; from the coding sequence TTGGCCTCGCACCGCCTCACGACCACCCCCCAGGACGAACCTTCCATCTTCACGTTCGAACGGCGGCACGTTCTCTTCTCGGTGGAGCACACGCGGTTCGAGTTCGTCCGCATGCTGGAGCGCCGGGCCAATGGCGAGGAGTTGCTCCTGGCCGACCGCTACCAGCGGCACGGGCTCGCCGGCCCCGTCGTCATCAAGCGCGTGCGCAGCCCCGCGAGTTCCGCGCGCCGGCACCGGCTGGTGGAGGAAGTGCAACTGGCCTACCGCCTCCACCATCCCAACGTCGCCCAGGTGCACTACTTCAAGATTCACCGGGGCAAGCCGTACATCATCATGGAGCACGTGGACGGGCCGTCGCTGGAGACCGTGCTGGACCTCATGGCCATGCGGGGGAAGCCCGTGTCCCTGGCCTTCGCGCTCCACGTCGCCGCGGAGCTGGCGGACGCCCTGCACCATGCCCACTCGCTCAAGGACGCGCAGGGCCGGCTCCTGGGACTGATTCATCGCGACGTCAGTCCCCGCAACGTGCGGGTAGCGCGTACGGGCGAGGTGAAGCTGACGCACTTTGGCGTGGCCTATTCACACCTGGTCGGCCGGGAAGAGACGGCGGAGGCGCTGCTCAAGGGCGACGTGGCCTATGCGTCCCCCGAATACCTCGCGGGCAAGACGCTGACCGCCGCCTCGGACCTCTTCTCGCTGGGGCTGGTGCTGTTGGAGCTGGCCACGGGACGGCACCTGTTCGCGGCCGCGGCGGATGCGCTGGAGCCACCGCGTGCGAAGTCGCGTGAGCTGCGCTTGGAGGAGCCCCCTTCCCTGCCGCTCACACAGATGCTGATGCTGCTGGAGGAGCATGGTCCCCAGGACGTGGAGCGAGCCGCCGCGAGCCTGCCGCCCGAGGTGCGCGCCGTCCTTCACGGGATGCTGCACAAGGACGCGACGAAGCGTTTCGGCTCGGCGGGAGCGCTGTGCGAGGCACTTCGGGAATGCCTCGTCCAGGAAGTCCGTCGCACCGGCCGCCCTTTCGGCAGGGCCGACATGGCCGCGGAGCTGACACGGCTCATCAGCGACGCCAGCGCGGTACGCGACGAGGTCGAACTGCTCGACGAGAGTCTCTTCCCATCGGGCCTCGAGGCCCATGAGCTGTCGGGGCGGGGCCCCAAGGACGCTTGA
- a CDS encoding helix-turn-helix domain-containing protein encodes MDEELGATFGKAVREARARLGLTQVEVAALLDMHAMVYSRMERGKMLPRVSTLRKVAMVLRTSTDELLGLAREGRAGAKKQSSLQRRLMTLSETLDDEKLKALVVMASALSR; translated from the coding sequence ATGGACGAAGAACTGGGAGCGACGTTTGGAAAGGCCGTGCGCGAGGCGCGAGCGCGGCTGGGGCTGACGCAGGTGGAAGTGGCGGCGCTGTTGGACATGCACGCCATGGTCTACAGCCGGATGGAGCGGGGGAAGATGTTGCCGCGCGTGTCCACGCTCCGGAAGGTGGCCATGGTGCTGCGGACCTCCACGGATGAATTGCTGGGCCTCGCCCGAGAGGGCCGCGCGGGCGCGAAGAAGCAGTCCTCGCTGCAACGGCGGCTGATGACGCTCTCGGAGACGCTGGACGACGAGAAGCTCAAGGCGCTCGTCGTGATGGCGAGCGCCTTGTCCCGTTAG
- a CDS encoding serine/threonine-protein kinase has protein sequence MAEAQRREDSPGTRIAGFTLGKRLGSGACGDVYLAMRDGEEVALKLQYLHRMAGWPERECAILLRLRHPNVVAFRACGKFPGVEPRLFYLAMECVRGRTLHQWVEEENPSARQVARLLRGMALGLEATHAAGVVHRDLKESNVMVREPDGEPVLVDFGVGDFAGAPRLTQGVLPPGTMRYRSPEALAFRRASSAATDPRYRCGPADDVYALGVVFYWMLTGRPPFLEVVTPTEIEAVISEAPCAPHTVNPRVPPALSELCLRLLAKAPEARGSAEALSADVERALAAADAAWDAPLCDWRQDAETPGPDSGSEDDNDAALAMWVEAGDARRDSPRRGPLPHKPPLEIRAPEAAAPRTPARGRVARWAVVLAGLACAVGAWLWVATPTPGAVGNPIREVALPGGPPESEQAATLPSPGPTLAAVTAEVAHPKKEELPVKQMPDSVTTPQQPASSARALKAAARTMVAVAACSGLGCPSGPQVRPAPPGEPCPPGAVEAMKRAGIRIGDATSLAFVDDKDFGEPVLVREGRVQVELGTNFGPLTSGKAVGELIFADRVYGRFTQAYTRGGDFIPVCLEMVEQYGVRGIRRKGGDPSPGTATVSNTAVLYAVNRFE, from the coding sequence ATGGCGGAAGCGCAGAGGCGAGAAGATTCGCCGGGGACACGCATCGCGGGCTTCACCCTGGGCAAGCGGCTGGGCAGCGGCGCGTGCGGCGACGTGTACCTCGCGATGCGCGACGGCGAGGAGGTCGCGCTCAAGCTCCAGTACCTCCACCGGATGGCGGGGTGGCCGGAGCGCGAGTGCGCCATCCTCCTGCGCCTGCGCCACCCCAACGTGGTGGCCTTTCGCGCCTGCGGCAAGTTCCCAGGCGTGGAGCCCCGGTTGTTCTACCTGGCGATGGAGTGCGTGCGAGGACGGACCCTGCACCAGTGGGTGGAAGAGGAGAACCCCAGCGCTCGACAGGTGGCACGGCTGCTGCGCGGCATGGCCCTGGGGTTGGAGGCCACGCACGCGGCGGGGGTCGTGCACCGCGACCTCAAGGAATCCAACGTCATGGTGCGGGAGCCGGACGGTGAGCCCGTCCTGGTGGACTTCGGCGTGGGCGACTTCGCCGGAGCCCCCCGCCTCACCCAGGGCGTCCTGCCGCCGGGCACCATGCGCTATCGCAGCCCGGAGGCGCTGGCGTTTCGCAGGGCCAGCAGCGCGGCCACGGACCCCCGATACCGGTGCGGGCCAGCGGATGACGTCTACGCGCTCGGCGTCGTCTTCTACTGGATGCTCACCGGCCGCCCTCCCTTCCTGGAGGTGGTGACCCCCACGGAAATCGAGGCCGTCATTTCCGAGGCGCCTTGCGCTCCCCACACGGTGAATCCGCGCGTGCCACCGGCGCTGAGCGAACTGTGTCTGCGGCTGCTGGCCAAGGCCCCCGAAGCCCGAGGGAGCGCGGAGGCACTGAGCGCGGACGTCGAGCGGGCACTCGCAGCCGCCGACGCGGCATGGGACGCGCCTTTGTGCGACTGGCGGCAGGATGCGGAAACACCCGGCCCCGACTCCGGGTCCGAGGACGACAATGACGCCGCGCTGGCGATGTGGGTCGAGGCAGGTGACGCTCGCAGGGACTCGCCCAGGCGCGGGCCCCTGCCCCACAAGCCGCCGCTGGAAATACGTGCCCCCGAAGCCGCGGCGCCACGAACGCCTGCGCGGGGACGTGTGGCTCGCTGGGCCGTGGTGCTCGCGGGGCTGGCGTGCGCGGTGGGTGCGTGGCTCTGGGTGGCGACACCCACGCCGGGTGCCGTGGGCAATCCCATCCGGGAAGTGGCTTTGCCCGGTGGCCCGCCGGAAAGTGAGCAGGCCGCGACCCTGCCCAGTCCCGGGCCCACCCTCGCGGCCGTCACCGCCGAGGTGGCGCACCCGAAGAAGGAAGAGCTCCCCGTGAAGCAGATGCCCGACAGCGTGACGACTCCCCAGCAGCCCGCCTCCAGCGCGCGGGCCCTCAAGGCAGCGGCCCGGACGATGGTGGCTGTCGCCGCCTGCTCGGGCCTGGGCTGCCCCAGCGGCCCGCAGGTGCGGCCGGCGCCTCCCGGCGAACCTTGTCCCCCCGGCGCGGTGGAAGCCATGAAGCGGGCCGGTATTCGCATCGGCGACGCCACCAGCCTCGCCTTCGTCGACGACAAGGACTTCGGAGAGCCCGTCCTCGTCCGGGAGGGCCGCGTCCAGGTCGAACTCGGAACAAACTTTGGCCCCCTGACCTCGGGAAAAGCCGTGGGCGAACTCATCTTCGCGGACCGCGTCTATGGCCGCTTCACGCAGGCCTACACCCGTGGAGGTGACTTCATCCCCGTGTGCCTGGAGATGGTCGAACAGTACGGAGTACGCGGCATCCGGCGGAAGGGCGGCGACCCGAGCCCGGGCACTGCCACGGTCAGCAACACCGCCGTGCTCTACGCCGTGAATCGCTTCGAATAG
- a CDS encoding DUF2381 family protein has product MPTPLPIPLALAFLLAAAPARAQPASCREPTERPVELDTERCGRPPEIRVGEGVATVLRFDTPLVRTEASGPGRYRQVVDGELLILVPEEPVADESRTTLTVYFADDAVPTQATLQLVVATPARAERQVELFRRARTAASLQRELRETQRTLQELREENARLKAAQARPDGLMGLWVSGDMGRTGIAAREFLDVRKHARNSLVLRSALTFRARSMLVVVGLKNPLGAKPWQATGAALVGPDGAELKVARVWAPAILNPGDEMDVLVKTEPVEGAPRGPFTLTLWAEDGKRPIILGNIEFP; this is encoded by the coding sequence GTGCCCACGCCACTGCCCATCCCTCTTGCTCTCGCTTTCCTGCTGGCGGCGGCGCCCGCGCGCGCCCAGCCCGCCTCCTGCCGGGAGCCGACGGAACGCCCCGTAGAGCTGGACACGGAGCGGTGCGGCCGGCCACCCGAAATCCGGGTCGGCGAGGGCGTCGCCACGGTGCTGCGCTTCGACACGCCCCTGGTGCGCACGGAGGCGTCCGGACCGGGACGCTACCGGCAGGTGGTGGACGGCGAACTCCTCATCCTGGTGCCCGAGGAGCCGGTGGCCGACGAGTCCCGAACCACGCTGACCGTCTACTTCGCGGACGACGCGGTCCCCACCCAGGCCACGCTCCAACTCGTCGTGGCGACGCCCGCGCGGGCGGAGCGGCAGGTGGAGCTCTTCCGGCGAGCGCGCACGGCCGCCTCGCTCCAGCGGGAGCTGCGGGAGACCCAGCGAACGCTTCAAGAGCTGCGTGAGGAGAATGCGCGGCTGAAGGCAGCGCAGGCGCGTCCTGACGGATTGATGGGACTGTGGGTGAGTGGAGACATGGGCCGCACTGGCATCGCCGCAAGAGAGTTTCTGGACGTCCGGAAGCACGCGAGGAACAGCCTGGTGCTCCGGTCCGCGCTGACCTTCCGGGCCAGGAGCATGCTGGTGGTGGTGGGCCTGAAGAACCCGCTGGGCGCGAAGCCCTGGCAGGCCACCGGCGCGGCACTTGTGGGGCCGGATGGCGCGGAGTTGAAAGTCGCGCGAGTGTGGGCACCCGCCATCCTCAACCCCGGCGACGAAATGGACGTCCTGGTGAAGACCGAACCCGTGGAAGGCGCGCCCCGAGGCCCCTTCACCCTGACGCTGTGGGCGGAGGACGGCAAGCGCCCCATCATCCTCGGCAACATCGAGTTCCCGTGA